TCTGGACAGTCTGGATGTGAATCTGGAAGATAAGACAGTGACAGCCAAAGTAACTGTAAAAAATACTGGAGATGTGGCAGGAAAAGATGTGGTACAGTTGTATACGTCTCTTCCGTATACGGAATATGATAAAGAACATGCGGTAGAAAAAGCAGCGGTACAGCTTCTGGATTATGAAAAAACAGGTGTGCTGCAGCCGGGAGAATCTGTTACTGTCGAGATTACAGCAGATGCGCAGGATATGGCAAGCTGGGACAGCACATGTGACAATGCGGCAGGAACAAAAGGAAACTGGATCCTGGATGCAGGAGACTATTATTTTACAGTCGGAAATGGTTCTCATGAGGCGGTCAACAATGTGCTGGCAGCACAGGGTATGACAAAGGCGAACGGAATGACGGATGCAGGAAATGCAGCAAATGTGAAGAAATGGACACTGGATACATTCGACTCTGAGACATTTGCGTATTCGAAAAACGGAACAGCGGTAGAAAATCAGCTTCAGGACATGGATTTGAACTACTATATGCCAGATACAGTAACATACTTATCAAGAAGTGACTGGAAGGCAACATGGCCAAAAACATACAAGGATCTGACAGCGACAGATGAAATGATCGAAGTGATGAAAAATAATCTGGTAGAGATCAAGGAACAGGGAAATCCGGATGAAGTTACATTTGGCGAGGACAATGGGCTGACACTTGCAAGCCTGAAAGGTGAGACGGACTTGACAAATGAAAAATGGACAGATTTGATTGATCAGATCACACTGGAAGAAGCGATGATCCGTACTGGATTTGGTGGAACCAGTACAAAATCAATTGTATCGATCGTGTCTCCGGAGGCAGTACAGAATGACGGACCGAACGGATTTAATTCTTATACATTGGGACAGTACGCAAATACAGATACAGATTCCGCAGATCCGTATGTCATCGATCCGGATGACAAGAATCTGAATTACAAATTCGGAACAATGAGTAATGAAACAGTGATTGCGCAGACATTTAGTAAAGAGATGGCTGCAGAGTACGGAGCTGTGACCGGAAATTATTCCATCTGGTCAAATCTTCCAATCCTCTGGGGTGCAGGAACGAACCTTCACCGTACACCTTACAATGCAAGAAACCATGAGTATTATTCTGAAGATGCGATTTTGACAGCATATCAGGCAGCAGCTTACATTGCAGCAGGAAAAGAATACGGATGTATCATAGCGCCGAAACATTTTGCATTCAATGATACAGAGATCAACCGTTCCGGTATTGCAACATTTATGACAGAGCAGAAAGCACGTGAGAATGAACTGCGTGGAACACAGGCAAGTGTGGAAGATGCACAGACACTTGGTATGATGACAACATTTAACAGAATCGGATGTACTGCAGGGAATGCACATTATGGTCTGCTGATGAATATTCTCCGCAAAGAATGGGGATTCCAGGGGCTGATGTCAGAAGACTTTATCCAGGATGCAAACTACAGTGTGTTAAAAGAAGCGGTACACTGTGGTGTAACGATGACTTGCAATACTGGTGACAGTAATATGGAAGCTGTAACAGCAAAATGGAATTACTGGACCACAGAGGCGGTCAGCAAAGATGCGTCTATGATGCAGGATCTGAAAAATGTTATGATGTGGCAGAATTATGCGCTTGCAAATTCCAACGCAATGGATGGATTGAATGAGACTTCACAGATTAAGGATGTGCGTACATGGTATGATAATGCATTGACAGCAACATCGGCAGTGTTGGCTCTGCTTACACTGGCAGCAGCTGCGATGTATATAAGAGATGCCAAGAGACGTAAAAACAGTTAGGGGAGGGTATGTTATGAATTTTATCAAAAAACAGGCTGCAGGCTTTTATCTGATGCTGCTTGCACTAATTCTCGGAACAGCAGGAATCGTATTTTATGTGATCAACTGCAACACGGCATATTTTTCCAATCTTGGAATCAGCTGGGGAGTTGTAGGATGTCTTGTGGCAGGAGTGGTTCTGGAAATTCTTTTTGTGGCCGGACAGGAAAAGTCGCCGGAAATGCCGGTACTGGATATTCTTCCGATTCTGGCGGGAGTGCTTTTGATGGCAGGATTTGTATTTTTTGTCCGCCTGAGAGTGAACAGCATTGCGACTATTTTATCATTTGAAAGAAATGCGCAGACTATGGCGGATTTGTCCAGTGCGATCATCGGAATGGGATGTACTCTGGCAGCAGTTATCATGACGATTATCTCTTCATTTTTCAGAACAGTAAGAGAGGAAAAATAGAGAAGAGTGAAGGGTGTCTTATTACAGGCACCCTTATTTTGACGTTTGAAAACAGGCTTGGTATACTAAGAAAAAACAACCGATAAAAACAGTTGAGAGGAGACGAAACAATGATTCGAATTGCACTGGTAGAAGATGATCCGGCGTATGCAGAGCAGCTGCTTTCTTACTTGAAAGAATACGAGAAGGAGAGTAAAGAGAGGATCAGCGTACAGACATTTTCGGATGGGGAAGATATTGTAACAGAGTATCGGGCAGACTACGATATTATCCTTATGGATGTGGAAATGAAATTTATGGACGGCATGTCGGCTGCAGAAAAAATCCGGAAGATGGATACCGAAGTTGTGATTATTTTTATTACAAATATGCCGCAGTATGCGATACAGGGATACCGGGTGGATGCCCTGGACTATGTATTAAAACC
This window of the Mediterraneibacter gnavus ATCC 29149 genome carries:
- a CDS encoding glycoside hydrolase family 3 C-terminal domain-containing protein: MSEKREKQTKSKRRIWRGVTTATASLLTLSMSATLVIDGFRTDIDKFLGTQSTKMVTEDVSAEDYTFQSDYSSTTELLDSIEDLGERMNEEGSVLLKNENAALPLSKEETQKISLLGFSSYYPVQGGDFGSTLSENKGTDADTVDMLEAFESKGFEMNPTLKKMYQGLKEEFKSEAVLPWGVTTYYRATAPATTGVFTSLEPETATLDEAEPNWKKSMTDYNVMIVTLARAAGENANYTPGEDGVNPEQDLNQADPLGLSDTERAIIDEAVNAKKENNGKLIVMLNNASAMEIEEIKNNTGVDAILEVGLPGGYGFYGVADVLSGEVNPSGHLADTYAVDNSSSPAAQNYGNYEWTNADSAYSINSEIVEAEGIYTGYKYYETRYADTVLGQGNASDKTGSSNGKAWNYEDEVSYPFGYGLSYTTFSQTLDSLDVNLEDKTVTAKVTVKNTGDVAGKDVVQLYTSLPYTEYDKEHAVEKAAVQLLDYEKTGVLQPGESVTVEITADAQDMASWDSTCDNAAGTKGNWILDAGDYYFTVGNGSHEAVNNVLAAQGMTKANGMTDAGNAANVKKWTLDTFDSETFAYSKNGTAVENQLQDMDLNYYMPDTVTYLSRSDWKATWPKTYKDLTATDEMIEVMKNNLVEIKEQGNPDEVTFGEDNGLTLASLKGETDLTNEKWTDLIDQITLEEAMIRTGFGGTSTKSIVSIVSPEAVQNDGPNGFNSYTLGQYANTDTDSADPYVIDPDDKNLNYKFGTMSNETVIAQTFSKEMAAEYGAVTGNYSIWSNLPILWGAGTNLHRTPYNARNHEYYSEDAILTAYQAAAYIAAGKEYGCIIAPKHFAFNDTEINRSGIATFMTEQKARENELRGTQASVEDAQTLGMMTTFNRIGCTAGNAHYGLLMNILRKEWGFQGLMSEDFIQDANYSVLKEAVHCGVTMTCNTGDSNMEAVTAKWNYWTTEAVSKDASMMQDLKNVMMWQNYALANSNAMDGLNETSQIKDVRTWYDNALTATSAVLALLTLAAAAMYIRDAKRRKNS